CGCTCGGCGTCCTCGCGGGTGATGCCGACGACGCTCATCACGCGCTCCTGGATGTCGCGGCGGTGGATCCGGATGGACCCCGACGCGAGCTCGACCCCGTTGCACACGAGGTCGTACAGCCGCCCGTAGACCTTCCCGGGCTCCGTCTCCAGGCGCGGGAGGTCCTCCTCGCGCGGCATGGTGAACATGTGGTGCTCGGCCTCCCAGGTCCCGCGCTCCTCGTTCCATGCGAAGAGGGGGAACTCGGTGACCCACGCGAACGCGAAGCGGGACGCGTCGGCGAGCCCAAGCTCGTCGCGGAGGACGAGCCGGAGCTTCCCGAGGACCTCGCTCACGTGCCTCCGCCCCCCGGCCGCGAAGAGCAGCATGTCGCCGTCGGGCGCGCCTGCGAGCGACCGCACGGCGGCCGCCTCGTCGGCGGTCAGGAACCTCGAGATCCCGCCGGCTAGCCCTTCGCCCTCGACCTTCGCCCACGCGAGCCCCTTCGCGCCCCACCCCTTCACGAGCTCTTCCTTGCGGTCCACCTCGCTCCGGCTCCAGCCGCCGCACCCCGGGGCGCACAGGCATCGCACGACCCCGCCCGCCTCGATCGCGCCGCTGAAGACCTTGAACGCGCTGCCCCGAAGGACCTCGGTCAGATCGACGATCTCGACGCCGAACCGGAGGTCGGGCTTGTCGGAGCCGAACCTGTCCATGGCATCGTCGTAGCGCAGGCGCGGGAACGGCACGGCGATCTCCTCGCCCCGGACCTCCCGCCAGAGGGTCTGCATCAGCCCCTCGGCGACGTCGAAGACGTCGTCCTCGGAGACGAAGCTCATCTCGAAGTCGATCTGCGTGTGCTCCGGCTGCCTGTCCGCGCGCAGGTCCTCGTCTCGGAGGCAGCGCGCGATCTGGAAGTACCGGTCGCAGCCGGACACCATGAGGATCTGCTTGTAGAGCTGCGGCGACTGCGGAAGGGCGTAGACCTTCCCGGGGTGCACGCGCGACGGCACGATGAAGTCGCGCGCGCCCTCGGGGGTCTTCTTCGCGAGCATCGGCGTCTCGATCTCGAGGAACCCGCGCGCGGCCAGACAGCGCCGCGTCGCCTGCAGGGCCTTGTGGCGCGCCTCGAGGAGGCGCTGCATGTGCGGCCGCCGGAGGTCGAGGAAGCGGTACTCGAGTCTCAGCTCGTCGCTCGCCTTGATGGGCTCCTCGAGCACGAAGGGCAGCGTCTTCGCGACGTTCAGGAGCCTCATCTCGCGCGCGTGGACCTCGATCTCCCCGGTCGGGAGCTCGGCGTTCGCGGAGCCGTCGGGGCGGGCGGCGACGACGCCGCGCACGGCGATGACGTGCTCGAGCCCCAGGTCCGCTGCGGCCGCGTGAAGGGCTCGGTCGTCGTCGGGGCGAAAGACGACCTGCGTGATCCCGTGCCGGTCGTAGAGGTCAACGAAGAGGAGGCCGCCGAGGTTCCGCCTCTTGCGGACCCATCCCATGACCACGACCTCGCGCCCCACGTCGGTCTTCCTGAGAGCGCCGCACGTGTGTGTCCGGCTGAGCCCTTCCATGTGCCCGAGCGTCCTCTCCACCCGCGTGTCCTCCGACGTGCCCCTGCCCCGCCTTCGGCCGCGGCCCGGCCCTCACGCCGCCAGCAGCCGCGCGACCTCGCCCACGACCTCGCCGACGGGGAGCGACCGCTGCTCCCCGCTCGCCATGTCCTTCACGACCGCCTCGCCGCGCGCGACCTCGTCGGCGCCGACGATGACCGCAACCCGCGCCCCGAGCCGCGCCGCGTCGCGGAGCTGCGCCTTGATGCTGCGGTCCTGGTAGTCCATCTCCACCGCGGCGCGCTCGCGGAGCGCCGCCGCGAGCGCAGCGCCGGCCAGCGACGCTTCGTCGCCCATCGTGACGACGACCACGGCCGGTCCCGGCTGCGCCTCCGGCAGCGCGCCCTCGCTTTCGAGCGCCGCGATGAGCCGCTCGACGCCCGACGAGACGCCGCACGCCGGCGTGGGGTCGCCCCCCGCGTCCTCGACGAGCTGGTCGTACCGGCCGCCGCCGCACAGCGCGCTCTGCGCGCCCAGCCCATGGTAGTGCACCTCGAAGACGGTCTTCGTGTAGTAGTCGAGCCCGCGCGCCAGCGAGGTGTCCACGCGGAACGGCACCGACATCCGCGCGAGGTAGGCCTGGACGCGCTCGAAGTGCCGTCGGCACCCATCGCAGAGCGACCCGAGGATGGACGGCGCGTCCTTCAGCACCGTGAGACACGCCTCGTTCTTGCAGTCGAACATCCGGCGCGGGTTCCTCTCGAAGCGCGCGCGGCAGTCCTCGCAGAACTCCGGCAGCCGCACCGCCAACCGCTCCTTGAGCAGCGCGTTGTACGCCGGCGTGCACTCGCGGCAGCCCGCGCTGTTGACGCGGGCCTCGGTCCCGCGGATGCCGAGCCGCGCGAAGAGGCTCACCGAGAAGTGGATGATCTCCGCGTCCACAACGGGCGAGAGCGAGCCCAGGGACTCGAGCCCCCACTGCCAGAACTGGCGGTAGCGACCGGCCTGCGGTCGCTCGTAGCGGAACATCGGACAGAAGTAGAAGAGCTTGGTGACGCGGCCGCCGCGCCCCAGCGCGTGCTCCACATACGCCCGGACCACGCCGGCGGTGCCTTCGGGGCGCAGGGTGAGGCTCCTGCCCTTCCTGTCCGCGAACGTGTACATCTCCTTGCGGACGATGTCGGTCGAGTCGCCGATGCCGCGCGCGAAGAGCTCGGTCTCCTCGAACACCGGCGTCCGGATTTCGCTGTACCCGAACCGCGCGGCCGTCTCGCGGAACACGCTCTCGACGCGCTGCCACTTCCAGCTCTCGTCCGGCAGGATGTCCCTGGTGCCCCTCGGCGCCCGGTACTTCATGTCGTCACCCGTCCCGTCGTTACCCTCTCTCCAGCCGCTCCGCCACGCGTGCCGCCCACGGCACGACCCGCCTGTAGCAGTACACCATGATCAGGCTCCCGAGCACAACCCCCGTAGCGTCGGCGACCCAGTCGTGGAACTCCACGGCTCGCCCCGGCACCGTGAGCTGGTACGCCTCGTCGGCCACGGCGATCGCGAGACCGGTCGCCACGGCCAGGAGCGCCGCGGCGCTCAGGCGGGCGCCGCGCGGCAGCGACCCGCGATAGGCGATCGTGAGGAAGATCCCGAGGCCCGCGTACTCGATCGCGTGCGCGAGCTTGTCGAAGAACTTGAAGCGAAAGATGATCGGGGCGATG
The Candidatus Effluviviaceae Genus I sp. DNA segment above includes these coding regions:
- the aspS gene encoding aspartate--tRNA ligase gives rise to the protein MERTLGHMEGLSRTHTCGALRKTDVGREVVVMGWVRKRRNLGGLLFVDLYDRHGITQVVFRPDDDRALHAAAADLGLEHVIAVRGVVAARPDGSANAELPTGEIEVHAREMRLLNVAKTLPFVLEEPIKASDELRLEYRFLDLRRPHMQRLLEARHKALQATRRCLAARGFLEIETPMLAKKTPEGARDFIVPSRVHPGKVYALPQSPQLYKQILMVSGCDRYFQIARCLRDEDLRADRQPEHTQIDFEMSFVSEDDVFDVAEGLMQTLWREVRGEEIAVPFPRLRYDDAMDRFGSDKPDLRFGVEIVDLTEVLRGSAFKVFSGAIEAGGVVRCLCAPGCGGWSRSEVDRKEELVKGWGAKGLAWAKVEGEGLAGGISRFLTADEAAAVRSLAGAPDGDMLLFAAGGRRHVSEVLGKLRLVLRDELGLADASRFAFAWVTEFPLFAWNEERGTWEAEHHMFTMPREEDLPRLETEPGKVYGRLYDLVCNGVELASGSIRIHRRDIQERVMSVVGITREDAER
- a CDS encoding histidine--tRNA ligase; its protein translation is MKYRAPRGTRDILPDESWKWQRVESVFRETAARFGYSEIRTPVFEETELFARGIGDSTDIVRKEMYTFADRKGRSLTLRPEGTAGVVRAYVEHALGRGGRVTKLFYFCPMFRYERPQAGRYRQFWQWGLESLGSLSPVVDAEIIHFSVSLFARLGIRGTEARVNSAGCRECTPAYNALLKERLAVRLPEFCEDCRARFERNPRRMFDCKNEACLTVLKDAPSILGSLCDGCRRHFERVQAYLARMSVPFRVDTSLARGLDYYTKTVFEVHYHGLGAQSALCGGGRYDQLVEDAGGDPTPACGVSSGVERLIAALESEGALPEAQPGPAVVVVTMGDEASLAGAALAAALRERAAVEMDYQDRSIKAQLRDAARLGARVAVIVGADEVARGEAVVKDMASGEQRSLPVGEVVGEVARLLAA
- a CDS encoding VanZ family protein, with the translated sequence MSPELERKLSAWVPAVAWTVLIFCVSSIPGIAPIIFRFKFFDKLAHAIEYAGLGIFLTIAYRGSLPRGARLSAAALLAVATGLAIAVADEAYQLTVPGRAVEFHDWVADATGVVLGSLIMVYCYRRVVPWAARVAERLERG